GATAGCTGATATCAAATAGGTAGATGCAAACACCCGTTACTTCCATCTTCGGATCAATGGGAGGCGCCGAAAAATCTTATTCACAGACTCAAGCATGGAGATGGCTAGGTAACTAGTCATGATCAGAAAAGCAATATTGTTCACGAGCACTTCGCCAATATTTCCAAGAGAGGCCTGCCATGCCCCAAAACTATCAATTGGGCCGCTTTTCCCCCTTCGGGTCATGATCTTTCTGACCTTGGGGATCTCATCACGGAGGATGAGGTCAAGGACGCAATCTCGTCCCTACCTGGAGACAAGGCTTCGGGACCCGACGGTTTCACCGGGAAATATTTCAAGGTTTGCTGGGACATTATCAAAGATGATGTCATGCTAGTGATCAACAAGTTCTCCAATTTTCATGTGGAAAACTTCCACTGGCTAAACTCGGCGAATATTGCCCTCATCCCCAAGAAGGATGGTgccgaagacatctcgaacttccgACCCATCAGCCTGATTCATGCCATTGCAAAGATCATTGCCAAAATCCTTGCAACTCGGCTGGCCCGTCACATGAACAATATCGTCTCTGCTACGCAGAGTGCCTTCATCAAAACAAGGAGTATACACGACAACTTCCTGTATGTTCGCAATTTGGCCAGAAAGTTTCATCTAAAAAAACCCATGCTCCTCTTCAAGCTGGATATTAAGAAGGCATTTGACTAGGTAAAATGGATTATTTAATGGAGCTGCTGGCACATCATGGCTTCTCGAGTAGGTTTTGAGGGTGGGTGTCGTTTCTCCTCTCCTCAGCCTCCTCCAGAGTCTAGCTAAATGGTGTTGCCGGCTACCCAATCAAGCATGGATGTGGCCTCCGGCAGGGCGAACCTCTTTCATCGCCGCTCTTCGTGCTTGCCATTGACCCGCTCCATCGCATCCTGGAGAAGGCCACCTCTCAAGGTCTGCTACATCCGCTTGGCGGCCGCTTCACGGGCATTAGGGCTTCTCTGTGCGCTGATGACGCGGCGATCTTTTGTTCCCCCATCAAGGAAGATGTCAGCTTCATTGCCAGCACGCTTACATCCTTCGGCCAGTCAACTGGGTTGGTCACCAACTGCACAAAGAGTTTGGTTGCTCCCATCCAATGCGCCAACCTGGACCTTGATGACATTCTGCAACACTTCCCAGCGGGGCGATCTTCCTTCCCAATTCGTTACTTAGGCCTTCCGCTTGTGATTCGGcgactcaaaaagatccatttgcaGCACCTTCTGGACATAGCGGCCGGGAAGCTTGCACCATGGAAAGGGAAGCATGTGGCCATTGCGGGCCGAATGGCCTTGGTCAAGGCGGTCCTCATGGTGGTGGCCATCTATCATATAACTCCACTGGACCTCCCAGTAGAGGTGCTACAGAAGCTTGACAGGCTGAGGAAAGCCTACCTTTGGGCTGGAACTGACATTGTGTCCGGCAACAAATGCAAAATTAATTGGGAGCAAGTTTGTAGGCCAAAACAGTTTGGGGGCCTCGGAATCCTCAATCTGAAGAAGTTCGCCACCGCTCTCCATCTTAGGTGGCTTTGGCTGGAGTGGAATGACCCGCCAAGAACATGGTGCGGTTTTGAGATCCCTTGTGGCAAGGTAGATCGGGACATTTTCGCGGCTGCCACCAAGGTCTCACTTGGCGACGGCACCAAGGCCAAATTCTGGGAATCCTCGTGGCTAGATGGCATCCGCCCCAAAGACATTGCCCCAAAAATCTTCGAGATATCAAGAAAGAAGTGTGGCACCGTTGCTTCGGCCATCAGAGATAACAATTGGATAACTTCGATTGACACAAGTACAAGACTCTCTCCTGTTCACCTTGAACAATTTGTTGATCTTTGGAACAGGCTCTCGAATGTCAATGTCCAACCGGGAGTCCCAGACACCATTCTCTGGAAGCTATCCAATGATGGGATCTACTCTGCCAAGACTGCATACCTGATGCAATTTGCTGGCCATGTTCAATCCAACATGCAAACCATTGTCTGGAAGGCTTGGGCACCCCCCAAATATAATTATTTTTTTTGCATGGTTGGTCACTCAAAATAGGATCTGGACGGTGGATAGGCTTCAACGTCTAGGGTGGCAAAATTGCAATCGCTGCCCTCTTTGCAATCAAGTGCAAGAGTCCGCGGCGCACCTTCTGTTCAAGTGCCGCTACTCCATTCGGGTCTGGAAGGAGATCCTTACATGGCTGCACCTAGATGTCGATATCACACATTGGATGATCTACGACAAGGTGGGTTCTTGGTGGGATGGGGTCCTCACCAACAATGCGTTGCCAACGAAAGCCCTCACCTCCCTTCTTCATCTTGTAAGCTGGGTGGTTTGGAATGAGCGAAATGCACGCGTGTTCAGGAATGCGGCGCCGGTGATGGTGGTCGTGCGATCTATTAAGGAGGAGGCTTCCCTATGGGCCATGGCGGGCGCTAAACATTTGTGTAATTTGATGCCGCGAGAGTAGATCTTTGTAATTTTCCCCGTTTTCACGGGGCGGGGATGTCGCTAAAACTCTTTCTTCTCCTTATTCAACGAAAATGGCaatcgtttcaaaaaaaaaaagcatAAActgaattttctttttctagtctaGTTAATAACAAGAGGCGCGGGGTTGATACAACACAAAACCACCAGATAAGAAGGAAGAAAATTTTGGACCGATCTATCGAAGACCAATCTACACCGGAGTTGCCCGCCCGCGGTGCGCCGGCGCCGGCTCTGTGGATGCCCTGCAGAGCGGGCAAGTGCTGCTGGTGCGCAGCCACGCCCTGAGGCAGCGCCTGTGGAACATGTGGCCGCACGCCGGCAGGACGCGGCACCGGTCGCCGCCGGCCTCGTAGGGCTCCATGCAGATCACGCACTCGCTCCGGTCATCCGAAGTGGCAGCCGAGTCGTCGTGGTCGGCGGGTGGCCGCATGTACGACTCGTCAGGTGCGCTTGGCCGCACCTGCTCGACCTCCACCCACGCGTCGTCCGGCGTCGGCGTCGGGGTCGGCTCGTTCCGGGCCGCCTCCGCGGCCATCCTGAGGGCCTCCGCGGACTCCCTGACGACCAGCGCGGCGGCCGCGATCGTGTCGCAGGCTGTGACGATGGCCCGACATACTCGTGCAATGCACTCCATCGCACCGTCCATGTTGACCATGGCAGAAAGGATGGATCGGTTGGCCCTGATGATGCCGGCGGCGATTCCCTCGACAAGCACGCGAGCGCGTACCTGGAATCGACTAGCTTGGAaacctctttttcttttttgctgGCAATCGATTCCTCCACCTGAGGTTATGTATAGTAAACTGGTAATTAACCGTCCGGATGGTTCTGATCAGGAGCTGCGATTGGACTCGAGGCTCCACGATCTGTCCCATGCATGCAACGTCACGTCTCCTGACTCCTGTGTCCGTTTTCCCTGCCCTAAGTCGGCCTGAACTACTTGCTCGTCTAGGTCTTTTATTTAGCCATCAGGAGCTATAATTTTTTTTCTAGAAGGAACACAATAATGCCGTTGAGATTGACAAAATCATCACACGCCCCGCGGAAACATATTTGTCTACTAAACGAACATTGAAAAggctgattttttttcaaaaaaatacgaTCACTAGCACCAAGTCCAGTACTTGAACCCTCGTGTGATAATTCCACCACAAGGAAGAGGTATACTTAGGAGCTGTTCGGGAAGCCTCCAGCTCCGCCAGATTCAAAGATCCACAGAGTGCCTATTTCCCAGCTCCGTAAATTTAAACTGCGGCTCCGACTGCTCCGGGAGCGGAGTTATGGAGCGGGAGGGACTCCGAACAGGCCCTTAGTCTTTCTATATCTAACTTGCGCTAAGACTTCACTTTGGTCAATATACCTCACTTGTCGTCGACTGTGGGTACGTAGCACGCCAACGTGgcagcacgccaacatgctgggggAGGGGGGATCCTACGCCTGTGGAAACGATTGTGCAGGAAACCCCTTGTTTTCCTCAAGATTATAAAAAATCATAAATGATCTAATCGGCTAGTGACATGTGCATATTTGTGTATAGGTCCGTGGAACTTTGGCATACCCGTTCCAATGCCCACACCTTCACCAACCTTTCTTGCGCTCTCCCAATTGTTCAGTGAGAATGGAGGTGGGGCTGGAAGATGACAATCTTCATCGCGGAATAAGGACGAACCTCCACATCGACGGCCCGGCAAAGAAGCCCCCGAGAAAGATGAGTCTTCGCATCCAATCTCTCGTTCTCTTTTGGGGAGTCTGATCAACCCGATAGGATTTGTTATCTATGTTGATTTCGTCCTCTCATGATGGTAGGTGGCATACATAATGTGTCTCTTGCTTggcattgaccccctcctgattcaTGCTACGGTTTTAGTTGGGGTATTGTATGCATGTGGTACATTTGGTCATAGTTGTTGTCTAGCACTTGGCCCATTTGGTCATATAGAGGGCATGGAAGTAGCTAATATCTGTAGTTCGGACATGAAACATTGAATTGAAATGCTGAGGATAGTACATGACAGAGCACTTTGGCTTCCAATTTTAATATAACTAAAATTTCTAGCAGTGTGTCAACTAAATCTGAACACTACTACATTGCCGTAACCGGATATTTGGACATTGCGTAAGTGAATTTGTTTACTCTTCTCTAACTGAATTTACTGGATTTTTTTTCTATCCATATGTACACGGTTTATAGATGTTAACCAGATTTCTTCAATGCAGGATTTTTGGATGGTCACATGAGTCTGAGGTTTGCCACAAAGTTCTTTGTGTGGAACCAGGAGTAACATGGCATATATATATGGGCTATGAAGTAGATTGGTTTGACAAATAAAAGAGTGACACGTGCTCAATTTTATGGATTTATGACTTAGATATGTACACGTGCATGTGCAATTGTACTAAGCAAAGGTGTCAAAGATGTAGCTATAATATACGTATATGGGCAGTCAGATGGATGAATACATAATAATAAACTAAGTTATGGGAGTCGAAATCCATTAAGGCCTTATTCGGTTTGAAGGAAACCAAAGCGTAGGATATAGGAATAGTATACAGGAAGTTGATAGGATGACACTTGCCATCCTACGGAATTGACTTGCCTCGTTCCTATGCATAAAATAAACTTTGAGTGGATGTGTATATTCCTTCAAAAACATAGAAAATGAATAGTATTGCTACGAAATTTCCGTGTGCATTTCCTACAAACCGAATGCATCTGTAGAAATGTTCCTGTCCCTTTTTTGAAAAATTCATTCAAACCGAATGAGGCCTAAAGTGGGTGTATAGTGGTGCGGATTGATTTTTTGTTAGGAAGGTTAGTTGGCAATTTTGATCTATGATTTGTAAACAGTTCAAAAAGAAGTTCAACTTCATGGGCCTTGAATTGCAAGATGAGACTTGCCTATATCTCATCACTGGTGCCATTGCTTTCCTTTTCCTTGTAAACGAACACTCACTACATTTAACAACATACCCCCCCcccttcctaaataattgtctttctagagatttcaacaagtgactacatacgaagcaaaatgagtgaatctacgctctaaaatatgcctacatacatccatatgttgtagtccatttgagatggctagaaagacaattatttgggaacggagggagtagaagtttAAATACATATCCCATCTCTATACAACTATTTCAACAAGGGGCAGAACGATGGCGGAAGGTGGCGGAGGGTGGTGCAGCGGCCGACGTCctgcaggtgctggagcctggaagCGGACAAAGAAAGAACGGTTGAAGGTTACAGAAAGCACGGTAGCCGATTTTGATCCAACGGTCCACGAATTCGGCTGATGTAAAAAACGTTTTCAGGCACCCGATGAAAAAATAGGTGCTGCAATTATTCAGCAAAAACCGAGCTCAGAGAAATACATTATACTTGCTTAATTACAAAAATGTGCCTCAATATAACCTGAGCTGCAACAAAAACTGTGGGGTAAAAACGAGACTCTACTTCTAGGCTTCTTGTTACACCATATCCTCTGCGGCGTTGTCCTTCCGTGCCACGGCGCCGGCGGCTATCGTCGCCCGGCAGAGCGGACAGGTGTTGTGCGTGGTGTGCAGCCACGTCGCGACGCAGCCCCTGTGGAAAACGTGGCCGCATCCCGGCAGGACGCTGCACCGCTCGCCACCCTCGTACTGCGCCAGGCAGATCACGCACGAGCTCGGGCTCCTGCGCAactccttcccctcctccgacgGAGAGCCGCCGTCTCGATCGGGCATCTGCTTGTATGCAACGTCGGGTATGCTCTCCAGCAGCCGCTCGATGGACAGCCACTTGCAGTGCTGCCGCACGTGACGGACCACCTCGGCGATCGCCACGACGAGCGCCACGGCGGCGCTGAGCGCAGCGATGACGGCGAAGATCAACAAAAGCACCCATATGATCCAATCTAACATGTCATCGTAGTCCATGGTGATGGCCGGCGGTCGTGGCGGTGGGGACGTACGGGCGACGGCTGCAGTGAACGATATCCTTAGACGGCGTGCGCGTGTGCGGGCGAGGTAGGTTATGTAGGCCATAGAATCAGGAAAGGAGTTGGAGATGGATCCAACCTATGCAAGTTCAATGCCTGGATCGTATCCCACTCCGACTCCGAGTATCCCTTCCCAAATATCTATACTGACGTGGAGACGCAGGTTAGTTAGCTAACATTAATCCTACTGGATTAATCCTGACCTGGAGTATTTAACAAGTCAGGAGCGATTTAGTAATAGTCGTCGCCGGCGCGCACCAAACTGAACCAGCGAACGGCAGCACTAACCCTAACCGAGCATCGGATCGTTCATAGCAGCCATGGCCGAGTACCTTCTGCTGCCACGCGCGCGCCTACTCAAATCTTCCCTCGGCCGGATCCTGAGCCCGCCCTTCCCGGGGAGCCGGTGGACCACCTACAGGACCCGAGCTGCGTCTTCAGGCAATCAGCTCATCCAGTTCGATCGATCCGGATCCTTTCGCCTCCCTTCTCTtcgggtttttttttttttttgcgggcttAAATATTTGATCTGTTTCTATATGTTCTGTGCAGATCCATGCCGTGCGGGCGCTCGGAAGGCTTAGCTGCCGATTGTCAGCTGGTGCTGAGGTGCCTTTAGTGCAGTTatctccatcctggtttataagtcttCTTTATATTTTAGGTCAATTTTTTACTAaagatttaattaataaaatatcaatgcatgtcataaaaaattatatcgTTCGATTCACACTTAAACATATTTTTTAATTATATTATTTATTAGCACATGTATTAACATTTTTTAGTTAAATGTAAGGTCAATTGGCACAAATACAaagaggactaataaaccaggGCGAAGGTAGTACAACTCTATACATCCGGTGATATATGTTTTTGAGGTAATATCACCGCAAGTCAAGAACTTGCGTTGCATGTTCAGTTTGCTGTTAAGCTATAAAAATATGTTTTTTttattgcatggtaatacgtggatTATAGTACAAACCTCGTACAAACCGACCTGTCGAAACTAAAAAGACATCAAAACGCTAGCCTTTGCATAAAAGAACAAcagccaagaagtaaaattacaatCAAGACCGAAAAAACCTTTGAACTTGACACCAACACCCGTCACAGTCCTCTGGGACCACCATAGCAGTCACCAAAGGAAACAATGACAAATCACCTTCACACCCGAGCTCgaagcggctccatcgctgatatgcagctttgcggacctccaaggtggttcACCAAAAGAGAAAtcattaccgttgaacgaatcagaccggtgcGACACataggacacgccatcgaacttcagATCTGGCACCCCCACAATACTAAGACGTCGGAGGagaaaaccatacctgccatccacaaaccacgaacccagcacacgatccaccatcttccagatgccgccgatgcagaccacaatctgcatccgctcctggactacctcccaagctccacgccgGTGCTAGAGCAAACGTCGTCGCAACTGCGGAGCAACCATAGGACAGACCGCCTCATGAGAGTAGAATCTGAAGAAACTTTATTCAGCGCCGCCATCGCCTCCGCCGAAGCAAaaacgatgaacaacctaaaagcCTAAACTACGAGGCCTAGAAAACGATCCACACGCGTGAATCCGGcgaccccctcaccaccgacgaccgaagTCACCaacggaggggagccgccggaggccGGCGGCGGAAGCGAGTTTGCTGGCAGCAGAAGCTAGATCGTCTTTTCTTTCTTCAGGAGAAAGAAAAGCAAACTgtaaaaaaaaatatgttttttaacacagtacagacgcaagcgctcatacatacgcgcatacactcacccctatgaacgcacacacggacaccctatccctatgagcacctccgagagactgagccggatgTATCTTcagatttacgaagtcactgtaggcgcctcgtcgtcaatcctggtgggctggggataccattgTCCCTCCaagcatccaaccacaggttggtttgcaaaaaaataataaaaatatatgGTTTTTTGTGGTCACCTAATTTGACTCAAACATGTAGATACGGTCACAGTATGCGTATGCAGGCGTATCCATGTGTATGACCCCACTTGTCAGTGACTAATGGTGCTCGGCGCAATGTATTTTTACATAAAatccctttatttttttaatttacaGAAGAACGAGTCGAAATTACAACCAATTGCTTTAAGACCGGACGGTCTAACCACTAACAAGTATTTTCGGACCGAGGGAGTACATGCCAAAGCGTTCAAGACGGATTTTTTCTTTTTGTGAGTAATCACGTTCAAGATGGATAATAACCTTAtaggcatttcctatttggcgctgcaggagCCGGTTTTCAGCAGCTACTCGCGGGCCGGCCCATCTCGCatccgttttcttttctttttaaacgCCCCAAAAACAGCACTCGTGTGCACGGAATCGAACTGGGGACCTCAGGGATCGAACTATGCAGCAATACCCAACTCGCTATCATGCCCTATATGATTATATCGTCTTCCTAATTTTCTTATTTCTTCTTTCCTTTTTgcgttttttctgtttctgtttttttattttttttcttcttcctagtTTGATGATTTCTTTTTATGTTTCTAAAAATGGATGAACATTTTTTTTCTCAAAAATGGTTTTTTTCATTcagttcaatgaacttttttttaaatggatgaacttttttttttagaaaattgattattttttaaaaaatccaTGAACTATTTCCAATttcgatgatttttttttgaaatttgatgaatttttttaaaaatagatgtttttttaatttgatgaactttttcccaattgatgaacttttttctaaaggttgatgatttgtttttcaaatttggtgaacctttttcatattcgatgaacttttttcaaatctatgaactttttctcaaaatcaTTGATTTTctgtttcaaatttgatgaactttgtcTCCAAATTATTCATtttgtttcaaatttgatgaactactTTCGAA
Above is a window of Triticum dicoccoides isolate Atlit2015 ecotype Zavitan chromosome 5B, WEW_v2.0, whole genome shotgun sequence DNA encoding:
- the LOC119312233 gene encoding RING-H2 finger protein ATL56-like, with the protein product MDYDDMLDWIIWVLLLIFAVIAALSAAVALVVAIAEVVRHVRQHCKWLSIERLLESIPDVAYKQMPDRDGGSPSEEGKELRRSPSSCVICLAQYEGGERCSVLPGCGHVFHRGCVATWLHTTHNTCPLCRATIAAGAVARKDNAAEDMV